The following nucleotide sequence is from Ornithodoros turicata isolate Travis chromosome 2, ASM3712646v1, whole genome shotgun sequence.
tttgcaccattcaaacgctttgctgcggctaagagtatcgtggtcatactgagcctgaagtcttctgtgaatttcagatgactttacgccttcattcacgagaaacttcatgacaattcgctgttcgatgtgcgtgcTCACcccgttgtcggccatcttgtctagcacgtgtcttctgttttgcacaaactttggaccactacgtggtgaacgcagtggcctgtcgcgtgtgaaaatgatgaaatagaagtagcgggagccatttgtacactcaggagacagaaagtcccggtttgacttgaacgcccgtCGTAGTAGTGGGAATTGATGATACCTTTTCATGCCGAGGAATTAAGAGGAATTCAACCAACTCAGAGAAAAGATACGAATTATTTTCCCCGAGTTGGTTAAATTCAAAATGAAGAAAgaatgaagtcactgaaaaggttagccagctgcaggactcgaacccaaattttctggattgccggaacagggctctaccaattcagctaagctaacacgcctctccaatgACCTCCAAGGTTGCGCCATCTGAATGGACAAACCACACCCACTCACTCACTTATTCCACTTTCGCtcctacatgttttctcactcacacacacaatcGTGCGACGGGGCGGCGCAAGCGGCAACTGCTGAACACGACGGAAATTGATGTTTTGAGggtggaacacagaagaaagggcAAACACACAAAACCTCAAGTGTCTAAGAACAAcgaatgaagaaagaaggaagtcactgaaaaggttagccagctgcaggactccaacccacatcttctggattgccggtccaaggctctaccaattaagttaagctaacacgcctctccaatgacttccaaggttgcgtcatttgaagggacaaatAACACCCACTTCGCTTCCATTTCATATttcccataaaactgctttcacAGGCAAtacgtggctaatagcttactgctgttgtctgcagtGACGTTTTTAGTGGCCAGGTACtcgctttagcgagagaaaggagaaacgGATGAACACTTACAAATGGCGtacacgctgatgaagcggtgtagttcTGCTACTTgctgttcccaaaatatctttttcACATGCACAGTGGCAGCAAGACACACTTTACAAGCCTAATAAGACGGACAGCATTTTTCATAGGCCacggtacttgccggcacacaacattcgcagcgtgaatcgatctgaaaccgtactgaagcatgtcgaaaataagtttgccagccttgctctgtccgagctcagaACAGCGTACAaattaatccacaacacaaaacCATGAGTCACCATACAAGTGCACTACCTGTAAGCGGAACTACGGTTAGTTTTCAAACcgcgaccaatcaaacaggcaccgcaCTGCGTATTGCTCCTTCTCTACTTCTCAAGTTTCTGACTTGTtaaatttttactgctcacgtgtaaagtgAAATGTTGAGCAgttgcttaatcacatattcgtcctatagagctacacaactggcctactccattcccgCTTTATTCGTCCAAGTGGCGCCTCCTCCCTTAAGAGCAGACGGCGCaacgcgtgcgtggggcgctagccgcggcgcccACAAGGACAATTGCGCTTCAACTTGTTAAAGAAGACGCTGAAAGCATACTTACTATTCGTCCTCGTTTCACTACTAGGTGAAATTTTATTAAATACATGGCATGGAAACCAATGTGTCCTTGTTGGGGGATTGAGAGGCACCAGAAACCTGATGGTGATTTCTTTTATGttcgaaccgttttgttgcgatcCGGTTACCGCTGTTATTTTTTCGGTTCTCCTCCGGTTCGCATTCAACAGTGTCATggaaatttcggttcgggttcggttcgacacccttgCTTTGGTGTACCCACCCTTCCGGCTTCAACCTTGTTTTGTGCTCGGTATCGAATGAAATCATTGTTTAGCTTACATACGAGTAGGTTATTTATTTAGCGTACAtaggttatttatttatttttcttgattccgcgttagcgccgcgaagcaactgtggctatgagcggcgtacagacgcgggcagatggagaggggacagcaagAGGGAGTGGGGGGGTCAAGGGAGTttctatgcgtcctgggccaactggggaactgtgccgatattcgtctggaaagtcttcagaaaaccccccagggaaaacctcagacagcacagccggtggtaggattcgaacccaccacctcccagtcttcagcacgaccttagcTGCTATACCAACGAGCATGACGGTTTatcccgctcggccatgccgctggtcagaCATAGGTTATTTAACGCAGTGTTGGTTGCTGATAACTTTCTTGTCAGAGCTCACCTGAAGGTCGCTCCTCGGCATATAACCGATGTAGTATTTTTTCTGTACGCTTGAGAGCTCTGAAATCGACGTGCGCATTAGGTGCGTTCGCGTCACTTAGGTACCCTTTCGGATTTCGCGCGCGTTCTTTCttaccaggaaaaaaaaataaataaaaagagcTCCATGAAGGCGTACCTGTGGGAAACAATTGCGATAAGTGTTTCGCGACGccctctacaactttccaattcacATCTCGGCTCTACGACAAATAATTTAAAACATAGCTGATTAATTCCGCCTGTTAATTAATAAGCCGCCATGAAAAAATACGGGCAATGAGAACACGCGACTCCTCACAATACTCTGCAGTTTTCATTCGCTTATGACGCACCGTGTTTTTTTAGACGCCGGTGCAAGTTAGGttgggcaccctgtatattaagAAATTTTATTGCATTGATCTGCCTTCTTAATACCTTTTTTTGAATGCTTCGCAGTAGATCAGTTTGCATCTGAGCATATGATTTCCCACAGAATGTCATCAGCTCCAGTAGTAGACGTGTTAGTGACGTATAGGCTGTCAGTTTAGTTGCAGAGGTACAACAGCGCAATCTTTTCCACAGAAATCAGTTTGTGGGACGCCTTCGCAACAATGTGATCAAGGCGAGGAGACCAATTTCAGTTTGACGTAGTAACTCCAAGGTATTTATGCTTGGAAACTCCTGCGAGTGGAATGTTGTGTGTatgacaagaaaacaaaatgagtGATTATCTCAACCCGTGACCAAGATCTCGCAAAGGGTAGATGCCCTTAAAGACATCCCACAATATTCATATCGCAGGATCTGTGGACAATTACATATTTACCGTATTGTCGCACCTAAGAAATGCCTCTGAACGTAGCAGTGATGCCCTGCAGGCATCGAATAATTACCTTAGGCTTCTTAGACCTGATTGGAAAGTCTGTAGTGGGTGGAAGGACAACTGGAACAGAGGAGATCCCATTTGCCAGGAACTGATCCATGGGGAACGAAACCATGTCAGTGGCCTGGCCGACTACGGGGCGACCTTTCTTTGCTGCGGTGTACCCTTGCCAGTCTTCCTAACCTCACAAGTCAGCCGAAGTCACAAGCGAGGTTAGCAGCGCACCGTCAAGAAAGTCGCAGCAGCGTCCTTTTCATCTTCTAGAGCTCAAACGTCACCTTCTAGTTGTCCTCCAGGGAGACACGTGGTGGCGCTTGTGGGAGGTGTTAGTAATGGATTACAAGCAGTGGCCGCTACACTGCGCTGCGGCCATCAGTTGCGCACAATATGCGCACGTACGTGGCTGTTGAGATCATCGCCCTTGTTCAGACTGAATAATCAAATGGGGAAGGTTTGTGACGATGGCGAAGGGCAAGCGACTAGGACTGCGTAGATGGCAACTCTAAAGCAGATCACTGCATGTCAGTCAAGCGAAGTAAGCTGCGATATTCAGTTCCAAGCTTTAGTATGCTGAGCGCGCCATAGCTTGAGTATGCTCTCAATCTGCCACTTTGTGGACCAGGGCCAGAAAGTGtaaggaagaagaggaagagaaAGGACAAATTGTGCCTGTGAACATGGTAGGGAACACTTGTTCCACTGCCACGTCTTCTAAGCCTACCAACAGTGACGATTCCGGTCTGAAGCATGACGGCAAAGAAAGGTTGCCGTACTGCGAACCTAGGCTCTCTTTCATGAACCTGGCATCAATTGAACAGTTTGAGGCACCAAGTGAACCTGACACTTCAAATGACAAATCTCTGCATCCGACACCACATCTGCAGCAGAACCATACACTCCACCAAGATCCCTCAACAAGGACTCCTACGAACAAGCCACCACCATATCACACGATACGGGATTACTTGAGAAGAGCTCAACGAATGATATCAGGAGACAAGGGTAGTACGTGGCACAGCACGACCGAAGAACGCAACCCTCACCGGTTTGCTCGGACGGCGCTAAAGGTAGTCACCGTCTTAGTGGTTGTGCTAGTATCAGGTGCTTTCATACTGAGGTACGGCGGAACACACGAAGAAGAGAATCCGACTGACTTACCTACCGAAGAACCCATTCGTGGTACGGATGACGCTGACAGGACGACAGCAACATTGAATACAACGACATATACGAATTTCACCACGGCAATGAGGGACGACAACGCTACGACTGCTTAGATGGGAAATTGTGTGTCATGCAACAAATTAAATTATAATATGTCTATAGGTGAGTAAGTGTTGAGTTAATGATTTGCTTCGGCTGTACATGGGAGGCCAAGGGTGTCCCCGAGCATGACACTTGTGTCAGCAGGTAGATGCTGGTGTTTCAAGAGGTATTCAGAAATTCCGGCTTTCTTTGTTGATGCCTTCACCACCCTACACACTTCACAGTACTAATGATGTGCGATCTTGTATTTGCGTTTTCAGTCTTCCTGTTTCTctcgttttgtttttgttcacgtttggaAGAAAAGCAGATTTGAGAAAATCTGTCACTCAAAGTTACTTTGTTGCTTGACAGAATGCTCGTCAGCTTGTTTTCAACAGAGTGGTGAAGAAAGATGCCTACTTCAGCATAGTTTTGTAAATTCAGTAAGTGAACAGTAAACCAAGAATGACTGATACACCAACCAGCACCAGAAAGTTTACCAAGGCTGTCGTAACAAAGTCAACGTAAGCTACGCTTCAAGTTAGGCAGGGGAACTTCAAGACCTCCTCTACAGTAAGTCGAAACACTTCACAAGTCGAACCCTAGTATACAAGGTGGGCTTAGTTATTAATGTTAATTCCTCACCGGCAGCGTAGCTGCGTTTCCGTGCATACCTGCGGCCTCAGGTTATTGGATACACTGACACCTTAGCCTCATGTAACGTGTCATGTCAGGTCATGTCCTGTGTAAGGCGACAACGGCGACCTCTTTGAGCACTACCACCGCCGCATGTATTATGTTCCAGTGAGATTCCGTTTCTTTGTACGAGCGTAGaaatgcggggtagttggtaactgtacataatgatacacggaacgcagccagggacactgacgaggaagtgcacaaacgCGCCTGTTAAGTTAATAACTCTTTgtggcagggtgtcgaaccgaacccgaacccgaaccgaaaaccgtacccgaaccgttatttttgccggaaccgaaccctaacccgaaccgaaattttcgggacactgctgaacccgaaccggagcagaaccataaaaaataatagcggtaaccggttcgcaacaaaacggttcggacatagaagtcagcacaagagttcctctctatccccgaacgaagacacaatGGTATCATcgtcacgcgcctatatcacgaatttcagaaattttcacctagcagtcagacgacgacgtatggtaagtatactttcagcatctttttaacatgttgaagctcagttgtccttgtgagcgcccaggctggcgccccacgcacgcggtgatgcggcgtctactcttcagagacgaggtgccacgcggacgaatgcaacaggaatggagtaggccagttatgtagctctacacgacgaatatgtgatcaaataagcacccaagatttctttttacacgtgagcagtaaaaattaaacaagtcagaaacatgagaagtggaaaaggagcgtacgcagaacggtgcctgtttgattggtcgtggtttgaaaagtaaatgtggttctgcttattggtagtgcagttgtgtcgtgatacattgccttggtgaggtggattaactagtacactgctgtgagctcggacagagtaaggctggcaggcttatttgcgacatgcttcagtacggtttcagatcgattcacgctacgaaggcagtgtgccggcaagtactgtcgtctatcttacgctgtccatcttattagccttcctttaagtttatcttgctggcactacgcgtgtgaaaaagagattttgggaacagaaagtagcgggacaacaccgcttcatcagcgtggactctatttgcaataagtgttcatccatttcttatttctctcgctacagagctacctcaccgctaaagacgtcaatgcagacaacagcagtaagctattagtcacacatttcctgataaaagcagttttatggaacatacaaaacggaagcgttgaaccggttcgcgaaccggttcggggctgcgaaccggtttgcgaaccggttcagtttttggcgtggccgaaccggaactgaaccggaacgaaatcaaaacaacgcgaaccagaacccgaaccgaacccgtattttttgcggttcgacaccctgctttgtGGTAAGGTGAATGGTTCTCCTACAAAAAGGGGCTGCCAGATTTCGCACAACAATGCCTCGGTTGAATGCCGGCAGAATGTGGTATATCGCATTCCGTTAGCATGCGGGAGGGTTTACATAGGCCAGACTGGGCGCTGCATTAACACTAGACTGAACGAACACAGGGCGTTGGTCCGGAGCACCACTCCATCAGGACACCTGGCTCTTCACTGCAAGACCTGTGGGTGCTCCCCGCTATTGAATAATACCACAATAGAGGGTGGTTCAAAACACGCGTTGCTCGGGAAATTCTGGAGTCCTTCTTAATCACAACGTCAGAGGAAGATCACTGTGTTAGCACACCGTCATTGTCACTCTTATCAGCCGAAATGGAATATCTTGGAACGTGCTGGGATCACAACCATCATGTGTTGAGCAGCtagtttttctgttttgctgttgtgATAAGGTGTTGTCACATTCCTTGTGTCttgcttttgtatttaaatgtgtgttgcaagtaaacttctgttagttgaaagtcagcagttcgtttgtgcacttcctcgtccgtgtccctggctgcgttccATGTATCATTGTGTTTCTTTGTACCCTGTGTAGAGTTTGTCTCAACAATGAAGAGGTCTCACTTGCAGCGTGATTTTTGTTAGGTCTGATTCCTATTTTCCTTTCATCATGTCGCATCTAGCGGTGCTCAACCACGGGTATACACTCAGCCGCTTGGACACCTTGGCTACTTGAACCCGGAACTGGCAACCTTTGGCGCTGTAGGCATTCTAATGAATGAATTTGTAAAAGCATCAGTCACTTAAAAGACTCAGCCATCGACGACACTTCTGTCCTCTGTTTAAGGCTCCCGCTGAACAGGCATACCTGATCAGCGTTTGTTCCGTTTCACATTGCAAAGTGATTCAATATACTCAACAAATTTTGATGAGAAATGAAACTACGAGAGTTGCATGTGGGCTGCTGTGTGAAACAGAAGTGCTACTTCAGCAATAAATCTTTGATATCACGTACTTACAGATATTGCCCAGCGCAGACTAATTGGCACAGATCAATGTGTTGCGGTGCTTCCTATGTTGTAATCCAATGCCGCTTTTTCTTAATGGCCTTATACACGCATTTCGAATTCTCATGTGAGCGGTGCACCCAAGAGAAGAGAAACTCTGGAGAAGTGCTTTATTGTCATTTTTTATGACAAAATTACGATTACCTCACGTTATGAAAACTCTCTTTAATGGCAACCTAAATCCGTTTAAGGCAATCCTCGATGCATCCATTTCTCCAGAACCCTCGATTTACAGACCAGAATTTAGTCAATCGGCATATTTCACCTCGGGTAAAGAGTAGCCCAGATCGTACAACCTTTCCCTGTAGTGGCTGCGCTCACGTGGGTCGTACGGGCCCCAGTCCCTCTCTGGAGCAATTGCCTTCTTCCAGCTGAAGTTGCAGTTATACCACCTGGCAAGCGCTATAATTGGCAGCGGGGCAAGACCTACCAAGGCGAGACACCATCCGAAAATATCTGACCAGAGAGGCAGGATGTAAGCACCGACGTTACTTCTGGGGAAGGTATAGAGCGTATAAATCAGGAAGGCAATCAACGACACGGGAGACATGTACTTGATCGCTACGAGGAAGAAGTAACCAGGGGAGTGTCCAGACATGAACGTGATGTCGAAGCAGAACCGGTTGATGCCATACACCCACCCTACAATGAGCGTCTCTGCCAAGCACGTGAACAGCACAATCAGCGCTCCCAGATAGTTGTCGAGGATTGTTAGGACGTACATGCCGGCCTGGGTTGTCAAGGAGAGGCCCAGGCTGAAACAGAATAAGGAATATCCAAAGACAACGAATGTTCGGCTACGAGACAAAGCAGGGAAAAGACTCATTATGGACGTGGTCAGGAATTCACAGTTGGCCATCTGGGAGTCGACTCCTAGGAAGAAGAGCATCGAGAAGAAGAGCACCGCCCAGAGGTTTGAAAATGGGATGAGGGACAGCGCCTCAGGATATGTAACAAAGGCCAAGCCAGGACCTTTACTCACAACGTCTTCTATAGGAACGTGTAAGTTGTACGACATATTACCCAAGATGGAGAAGACAACAATTGAAGAGAAGGCACTCGTGAAGAAGTCAACGAAGCATATGAAGTAGACACTCTTCCGCATGTCTCCGTGAAACTCTTGAAATCCGCCGTACACGAGCAGTCCGCCTGTGCCGATGCTTAATGAGTAAAAGCATTGTTCTGTAGCGGCTCTCCACACAGAGGGGTCCAAGAGAGACTCCCATTTCGGGAGCAAGAGGTAACGAAGCCCGATGTCGGAACCTTGCAGTGTTATACCTCGAATGAGCATCACAGTGAGGATGACGTAAGGAGCTGTGGCTGTGATGAGAACCACCTTTCCCACTACCTGCAAAAGCAACGTGTGAAGCCGTTACCGACTGCGTTTCATAGCTTATTACTTCAAGTGGGGCATTCTGTAAAGCAAATTATTTGCTGACAAGCATTATAAAGAACAAGTGCTTTACGTACAAAAATATTTTTGCCTAGAGCAATCATTTACCTTCATATTAAAGTATATGTCACACTGGAAAATCATTCAGTGACTAAGAAAACTGGAGTTTGCGGTTAAAGCGACTCGCGATAGGCAGAATTTCTAGAGAATCTACTTATGTTTAAAAAAGCAACCGATGCGGGGGACCAAATTATTACCGGCAATATATGTGACACAAGGCAGAGAGAGCTAGGATATGTACCACCATCATTCTAGGGAGCGGTACAACTTTTCAGTTTTGTCTTGGTTCGGTGGTTTGTTAAAGTGAAATAAGCTCAGCAAATGCTTTAATGAATGCATGCTTTCAAATGTCTATGTACGACATACGAACGCTGAACGGCGTGAAAGACTCTTAACCTATGTTGTACGAGATACATATGGCGTGCAAACACTGCGCAGAAGCAGAGAGCCTTGCGTCATAAAACTCCGCAATAATCGGAAGATCCTTTATGACTGTCCTCACAAGCAAAATTGGGTCGTTGTTACTTCTGTGTATACTTCAGATCACAACAACGTGCATGTACAACCAAAGCGCTTGTTGTTGTCATCCAGTCACAGCAAAAGCGAAGGTACAGGGTTATTGACTATCACTCCGTATTGATAATATAGTAATAATTATCTATACTGATTACCATTATGATGACATCTATGCAACGTTAGTAACATATCAGGGTTGCACTATGCTCACCTGGATCCCCTGAAAGATCAAGAGGAAAATGATTGTCCAGCATGTCGCATAACAGAGGAGCAAACTGGGTTGGATCTGTCCCACGTGTTCGAAACTGGAACTCATATTCAGCACGTACCGATTGAAGAAAAATTCTGTAGACGACGAGTTTCCATCAATGCAACCAGCGAAAAGTGAGTTG
It contains:
- the LOC135383595 gene encoding sodium-dependent proline transporter-like; translated protein: MAEREKWSSNIEFICSCIGYSVGLGNLWRFPYVAYKNGGAAFVIPYITVNLLIGRPIYYLELLLGQFSSHGPLGAFRVCPMFQGNAFGMMWGAFVTTIYYQMIITYCVLYLYHSFKTPLPWTQCFEWWDVPLAGCYVRTQSSHLCESVRKTIVASGVNDTAAAEVIDVTFENKTVSVSFEEYNSLFAGCIDGNSSSTEFFFNRYVLNMSSSFEHVGQIQPSLLLCYATCWTIIFLLIFQGIQVVGKVVLITATAPYVILTVMLIRGITLQGSDIGLRYLLLPKWESLLDPSVWRAATEQCFYSLSIGTGGLLVYGGFQEFHGDMRKSVYFICFVDFFTSAFSSIVVFSILGNMSYNLHVPIEDVVSKGPGLAFVTYPEALSLIPFSNLWAVLFFSMLFFLGVDSQMANCEFLTTSIMSLFPALSRSRTFVVFGYSLFCFSLGLSLTTQAGMYVLTILDNYLGALIVLFTCLAETLIVGWVYGINRFCFDITFMSGHSPGYFFLVAIKYMSPVSLIAFLIYTLYTFPRSNVGAYILPLWSDIFGWCLALVGLAPLPIIALARWYNCNFSWKKAIAPERDWGPYDPRERSHYRERLYDLGYSLPEVKYAD